Proteins encoded together in one Anaerobranca gottschalkii DSM 13577 window:
- a CDS encoding Fe-S-containing hydro-lyase → MERKKIKTPLSPQDIESLVAGDLVELTGVIYTARDAAHKRMIEALNNGEQLPFDLNGNVIYYVGPTPAKEGQVIGSAGPTTSGRMDKYTPRLLDLGLKGMIGKGLRSQEVVESIKKNKGVYFAAVGGAAALISKRIIKSEIIAYEDLGTEGIRKLEVVDFPVIVAIDSQGNNFYEIGQQKYLQSK, encoded by the coding sequence GTGGAAAGGAAAAAAATAAAAACACCATTATCCCCACAAGATATTGAAAGTTTGGTAGCTGGGGATTTAGTGGAATTGACTGGAGTGATTTACACCGCTCGAGATGCTGCCCATAAAAGAATGATTGAAGCATTAAATAATGGAGAACAATTACCCTTTGACCTTAATGGTAATGTCATTTATTATGTTGGACCTACCCCTGCTAAAGAAGGGCAAGTTATTGGTTCAGCTGGTCCTACCACCAGTGGGCGAATGGATAAATATACTCCTCGGTTATTAGATCTCGGTTTAAAAGGAATGATAGGTAAAGGTTTGCGTAGCCAGGAAGTAGTGGAGAGTATCAAAAAAAACAAAGGAGTTTATTTTGCCGCTGTTGGAGGAGCTGCTGCCCTTATTTCTAAAAGAATAATCAAAAGTGAAATCATAGCTTACGAAGATTTGGGAACAGAAGGGATAAGAAAGCTAGAAGTAGTTGATTTTCCTGTCATTGTAGCTATAGATAGTCAAGGTAATAATTTTTATGAAATAGGCCAGCAAAAATATTTGCAAAGTAAATAG